In Janthinobacterium rivuli, a single genomic region encodes these proteins:
- a CDS encoding TonB-dependent receptor domain-containing protein: MHIKTMMQAVGICMALLAQQAWAQQAQDSGKVEFSPLNVSGETVPVEQQALEKPGAVSARGADTRLQSVDQIVRSMPGTFTQIDPAQGAVSVNIRGLSGLGRVNMMVDGVSQNYYGSAPSSVSHGGVPSSQFGALIDPNFIIGVDVSRGNVVGGDGVNALAGSANFRTIGVDDVVFSGEKTGARTKMSTGNNGVGRSAMLAVAMKNPAFDGGSVGFMAATSASVIGNNYKNAKGVNSEEFGFGYNRYYKQKPKSQLLKLDLKLSDFHALELSARDYRNTFTRRDIQSNDYYVKYHYTPFSELIDLNVVASSSRGNQKYMPEALTNFINTNAANRADAIDINNTSSFKLAGGDALVTVGGKLMRNKYSKHVESLVDDPDNPDANQQSIENNTFGPEGVQKISSLYAGLQYNRGIVQVNAGLNTTHFDLTGYKPACDPRVQCFPQGASNIALKEHGINPSLLVSAQVTPWFQPFASAERTMRGPNPQEVFFSNDGGASMNPFLKGEKATTYQLGFNSSLHGLLSKNDVLNFKALYFKSKIDGYITSQSFLVCDRGRKCNIAEVLANDWQNVDDYMTNMYIYINSATPVYSRGWELEAQYQLGPAYARLSYTRETTRQPTSIASAWFGAADISELPSVYYNLDVGTRLLDNKLEVGAILKHTGSNRRLSPDNEADEATGEVLKADNPKIPAVIDLYASWQVTKNLFLRLSVQNAMNKDFSEALNRLNSMPSQSQDNTPLSTARGRTYVAGLEYRF; this comes from the coding sequence ATGCATATCAAGACAATGATGCAGGCCGTGGGCATCTGCATGGCTTTGCTGGCGCAGCAGGCATGGGCGCAACAGGCGCAAGACAGTGGCAAGGTGGAATTTTCGCCGCTGAATGTATCGGGTGAAACGGTTCCCGTGGAACAGCAGGCGCTGGAAAAACCGGGCGCCGTCAGTGCGCGCGGCGCCGATACGCGCTTGCAGAGCGTCGACCAGATCGTGCGCAGCATGCCGGGCACGTTTACCCAGATCGACCCGGCGCAGGGCGCCGTCAGCGTCAACATCCGCGGCCTGTCGGGCCTGGGGCGTGTCAACATGATGGTCGATGGCGTGAGCCAGAATTACTATGGCAGCGCGCCGTCGTCCGTGTCGCACGGCGGTGTGCCCAGCAGCCAGTTCGGCGCCCTGATCGACCCGAACTTCATCATCGGCGTGGATGTGTCGCGCGGCAATGTCGTCGGTGGCGACGGCGTCAATGCGCTGGCCGGCAGCGCCAATTTCCGCACCATCGGCGTCGATGACGTCGTCTTCTCCGGTGAAAAAACGGGAGCGCGTACGAAGATGTCGACCGGCAATAACGGCGTGGGACGCAGCGCCATGCTGGCTGTGGCCATGAAAAACCCCGCCTTCGATGGCGGCAGCGTGGGCTTCATGGCCGCCACCAGCGCTAGCGTGATCGGCAACAACTACAAGAATGCCAAGGGCGTCAACAGCGAGGAATTCGGTTTCGGCTACAACCGCTATTACAAGCAGAAACCCAAATCGCAACTGCTGAAGCTGGATCTCAAATTGAGCGACTTCCATGCGCTGGAACTGTCGGCGCGCGATTACCGCAATACGTTTACGCGCCGCGATATCCAGAGCAATGACTACTACGTGAAATATCACTACACGCCGTTTTCGGAATTGATCGACCTCAATGTGGTGGCCAGCAGCAGCCGCGGCAATCAGAAATACATGCCCGAGGCGCTGACCAATTTCATCAACACGAATGCGGCCAACCGCGCCGACGCCATCGACATCAACAACACCAGCAGTTTCAAACTGGCCGGTGGCGACGCGCTGGTGACCGTCGGCGGCAAACTGATGCGCAATAAGTACAGCAAGCACGTGGAAAGCCTGGTCGATGATCCGGACAATCCGGACGCGAACCAGCAATCGATTGAAAACAATACGTTTGGCCCCGAGGGCGTGCAAAAGATCAGCAGCCTGTATGCGGGCCTGCAATACAACCGCGGCATTGTTCAGGTCAATGCGGGTCTCAACACCACGCACTTTGATTTGACCGGCTACAAGCCCGCCTGCGACCCGCGCGTGCAGTGTTTCCCGCAAGGGGCGAGCAATATTGCGCTCAAGGAGCACGGCATCAATCCTTCGCTGCTCGTTTCCGCGCAAGTGACGCCGTGGTTCCAGCCATTCGCCAGCGCCGAGCGCACCATGCGCGGGCCGAATCCGCAGGAGGTGTTTTTCTCGAATGACGGCGGGGCCTCGATGAATCCTTTCCTGAAGGGCGAGAAAGCGACGACCTACCAGCTGGGTTTCAATTCCAGCTTGCATGGCTTGCTGAGCAAGAATGACGTGCTGAACTTCAAGGCCCTGTATTTCAAGAGCAAGATCGACGGCTATATCACCAGCCAGTCCTTCCTCGTGTGCGACCGCGGCCGCAAGTGCAATATCGCGGAAGTGCTGGCCAACGACTGGCAGAATGTGGATGACTACATGACGAACATGTATATCTACATCAACTCGGCCACGCCCGTGTACTCGCGCGGCTGGGAACTGGAAGCGCAATATCAGCTGGGGCCTGCCTATGCGCGCCTGTCGTACACGCGCGAAACGACGCGCCAGCCCACGTCGATCGCCAGCGCCTGGTTTGGCGCGGCCGACATCAGCGAGCTGCCCAGCGTGTACTACAACCTCGACGTAGGCACGCGCTTGCTGGACAACAAGCTGGAAGTGGGCGCCATCCTCAAGCACACAGGCTCGAACCGCCGCCTGTCGCCGGACAATGAAGCCGATGAAGCGACGGGCGAAGTGCTCAAGGCCGACAATCCGAAGATCCCGGCCGTGATCGACTTGTATGCGAGCTGGCAGGTGACGAAAAATCTGTTCCTGCGCCTGTCCGTGCAAAACGCCATGAACAAGGATTTCTCGGAAGCGCTGAACCGTTTGAACTCGATGCCGTCCCAGTCGCAGGACAACACGCCGCTGAGCACGGCGCGGGGCAGGACGTATGTAGCGGGGCTGGAGTACCGGTTCTAG
- a CDS encoding energy transducer TonB has translation MNPRPVLNWGIATSLVAAAALALLLWTSWQPVTVAPANPAASVMLVFAAQAMSPETRVAHAVGARQSAASSAARPPKSAVRQEALPVLARAAAPDIVAAEKEAKAETSPSPDPGKDAAKEAAVPAQASSSATPAPSPVRGPQAAPFDSDTPPASAAPASWQSRVLGHLAHFKRYPGDARQRNKAGAAWVRFQVDRDGKLLASELVTSSGTVLLDREALQVLERAQPLPAPPASVLRLGTVTVTLPVSFKLDAGNGHGAS, from the coding sequence GTGAATCCGCGCCCTGTATTGAACTGGGGCATCGCCACGTCGCTGGTGGCGGCCGCCGCGTTGGCGCTGCTGCTGTGGACCAGCTGGCAACCCGTCACCGTGGCGCCCGCCAACCCGGCGGCCAGCGTGATGCTGGTCTTTGCCGCGCAAGCGATGTCGCCGGAAACGCGGGTGGCGCATGCCGTGGGCGCGCGCCAGTCGGCCGCGTCCAGCGCCGCCCGGCCGCCCAAGAGTGCAGTCCGGCAGGAAGCCTTGCCGGTGCTGGCGCGTGCCGCCGCGCCGGACATCGTCGCGGCGGAAAAAGAGGCGAAGGCAGAAACCAGTCCGTCGCCCGATCCCGGCAAGGATGCCGCGAAGGAAGCTGCCGTGCCCGCGCAGGCCAGCAGCAGCGCCACACCGGCGCCAAGCCCCGTGCGCGGTCCGCAGGCGGCGCCGTTCGACAGCGATACGCCGCCCGCCAGCGCGGCGCCGGCCAGCTGGCAAAGCCGGGTGCTCGGCCATCTGGCGCACTTCAAGCGCTATCCGGGCGACGCGCGCCAGCGCAACAAGGCTGGCGCCGCCTGGGTGCGCTTCCAGGTGGACCGCGACGGCAAGCTGTTGGCCAGCGAACTGGTCACCTCGTCGGGCACGGTGCTGCTTGACCGCGAAGCCTTGCAAGTGCTTGAGCGCGCGCAGCCGCTGCCGGCGCCGCCCGCCAGCGTATTGCGACTGGGCACGGTGACGGTCACCTTGCCCGTGTCGTTCAAGCTCGATGCCGGGAACGGTCACGGCGCCAGCTGA
- the exbD gene encoding TonB system transport protein ExbD — protein MASLFPSSDDDTADMPELSEINVTPFIDVMLVLLIIFMVVSPLATVDLKIDLPAATAKPEPRPEKPLFVSLKADHSLYLGELPVAREQLGSLLDAQTGGDRQRTLFFQADKQATYEDVLGVMDALRQAGYLKVGLVGREGG, from the coding sequence ATGGCGTCCCTGTTTCCTTCGTCGGACGACGACACGGCCGACATGCCGGAGTTGAGCGAGATCAATGTCACGCCCTTCATCGACGTGATGCTGGTGCTGTTGATCATTTTCATGGTGGTCTCGCCGCTGGCCACCGTCGACCTGAAAATCGACTTGCCGGCCGCCACGGCCAAGCCCGAACCGCGTCCCGAAAAACCGCTGTTCGTTTCCCTGAAAGCCGACCACAGCCTGTACCTGGGCGAATTGCCCGTGGCGCGCGAGCAGCTGGGCAGCCTGCTCGACGCGCAGACGGGCGGCGACCGCCAGCGCACGCTGTTTTTCCAGGCCGACAAGCAAGCGACATATGAAGACGTGCTGGGCGTCATGGACGCCCTGCGCCAGGCCGGCTATCTGAAAGTGGGCCTGGTGGGCCGGGAGGGCGGGTGA
- the exbB gene encoding tonB-system energizer ExbB, translating into MPHDMSPLGMFFAADQVVKSVLIGLLGAALATWVVLLVKGASLLQARRAAAQAVAVLKTAISLPDAAAKSGASMLAQQLLGDVQQELKLSHANAPAAALKERAGFRQEQWIAHNVRSMTQGIGLLASIGAVAPFVGLFGTVWGIMNSFIGIAVSQSTNLATVAPGIAEALLATALGLVAAIPAVVIYNVLSRGINQYKAQLRAASAQVLLMLSRDLDMRQQA; encoded by the coding sequence TTGCCGCATGACATGTCGCCGCTGGGCATGTTTTTCGCCGCCGACCAGGTCGTCAAAAGCGTGCTCATCGGCTTGCTGGGCGCCGCGCTGGCTACCTGGGTGGTCTTGCTGGTGAAAGGCGCCAGTTTGCTGCAAGCCAGGCGCGCGGCTGCGCAAGCCGTCGCTGTGCTGAAGACGGCGATCTCCTTGCCGGACGCGGCAGCAAAGAGCGGGGCGTCCATGCTGGCGCAGCAGCTGCTCGGCGACGTGCAGCAGGAACTGAAGTTGTCGCACGCCAATGCACCGGCGGCGGCCCTGAAGGAGCGGGCTGGCTTTCGTCAGGAGCAGTGGATCGCGCACAATGTACGCAGCATGACGCAAGGCATCGGCCTGCTGGCCAGCATCGGCGCCGTGGCGCCGTTCGTCGGCCTGTTCGGCACCGTGTGGGGCATCATGAACAGTTTTATCGGCATCGCCGTCAGCCAGAGCACGAATCTGGCGACAGTCGCGCCCGGCATTGCGGAAGCCTTGCTGGCCACCGCCCTGGGCTTGGTGGCGGCGATACCCGCCGTCGTCATCTACAACGTGCTCAGCCGCGGCATCAACCAGTACAAGGCGCAGCTGCGCGCCGCTTCCGCGCAAGTGCTGCTGATGCTGAGCCGCGACCTCGACATGCGTCAGCAGGCCTGA
- a CDS encoding ChaN family lipoprotein: MRFPLSFAAVLPACVLALSACSSVAPVNGSGATAAAPATAQDVRQLGEIVDLRSGQRLSAEQLLAQLAAAPRVIVGEQHDQLSHHQIEQWLLQQLQGQRPQGSVLLEMLNPDQQAKVDKVKPWLQTDPVVRPEHVAELLAWQRNWKWEQYGDLVMTVMRAPYPVWSANLDRSEIKQLFIDKPAVQGKHSNLANDAKVHDKLKDIIRVMHDNQIDESRLAAMLSVQQQRDRRMAERLLAAPAPAVLIAGAYHAHKDLGVPLHVQDLTGGAAPLVLVLAQQGATVLAPQADFVWFTPVVVPAVASAK; this comes from the coding sequence ATGAGATTCCCCCTGTCCTTCGCCGCCGTCCTGCCCGCCTGCGTACTGGCCCTGAGCGCTTGCAGCAGCGTCGCACCCGTCAACGGATCCGGCGCGACCGCCGCCGCGCCCGCTACTGCGCAAGATGTGCGCCAGTTGGGCGAGATCGTCGACCTGCGCAGCGGCCAGCGCCTGAGCGCCGAACAATTGCTGGCCCAGCTGGCCGCCGCGCCGCGGGTCATCGTCGGCGAGCAGCATGACCAGCTCAGCCATCACCAGATCGAGCAATGGCTGTTGCAGCAACTGCAGGGCCAGCGTCCGCAAGGCAGCGTGCTGCTGGAAATGCTGAATCCGGACCAGCAAGCCAAGGTGGACAAGGTCAAGCCGTGGCTGCAGACGGATCCCGTCGTGCGCCCAGAGCACGTGGCCGAGCTGCTGGCGTGGCAGCGTAACTGGAAGTGGGAGCAGTATGGCGACCTGGTCATGACCGTGATGCGCGCGCCGTATCCCGTCTGGTCGGCCAACCTGGACCGCAGCGAAATCAAGCAACTGTTTATCGACAAGCCGGCCGTGCAGGGCAAGCACTCGAACCTGGCCAACGATGCCAAGGTGCATGACAAATTGAAGGACATCATCCGCGTCATGCACGACAACCAGATCGACGAGTCGCGCCTGGCCGCCATGCTGTCGGTGCAGCAGCAGCGCGACCGCCGCATGGCCGAGCGCCTGCTGGCCGCGCCCGCGCCGGCCGTGCTGATCGCCGGCGCCTACCATGCGCACAAGGACCTGGGCGTGCCGCTGCACGTGCAGGACTTGACGGGTGGTGCGGCGCCGCTGGTGCTGGTGCTGGCGCAGCAGGGCGCCACGGTGCTGGCGCCGCAGGCCGATTTCGTCTGGTTCACGCCGGTTGTTGTGCCTGCCGTCGCCAGCGCCAAGTAA
- a CDS encoding LysR family transcriptional regulator, giving the protein MNDIRAITIFVRTATLGSLRRAAIDQGISPQAASQSVIQLEKSLGVRLFHRTTRKLSLTEEGQRLFDSVKPALAILSSSLDEARRSKEEVNGILRINAPRSLGLSVLWQFFELFQQHNPKVQLDIQLDDQFTDLVSGRADVGFRGGPPPSAGAIARRLMPIQLIVCASPDYIQRHGAPQTIDELSQHSCTGYRWANTGKVAQWQFQIGDEIVHRDIPAVICVNDTAMETQAVLSGLGIGQLGSFEAMPHIRSGRLVPLLMQHVSECGAIYIYYGHRAEQSLRVRTFIDFMIGKLADNRAFFLDRSELAASVPLLKARPHAQIGGAGRQR; this is encoded by the coding sequence ATGAATGATATCCGCGCCATTACCATCTTCGTCCGCACGGCAACGCTGGGCAGTCTGCGGCGCGCGGCCATTGACCAGGGCATTTCGCCACAGGCGGCCAGCCAGTCGGTGATCCAGCTGGAAAAATCACTTGGCGTGCGCCTGTTCCATCGGACCACGCGCAAGCTGAGTTTGACGGAAGAGGGCCAGCGCTTGTTCGATAGCGTGAAACCGGCACTTGCCATACTGTCGTCGTCCCTCGACGAAGCGCGCCGGTCCAAGGAAGAGGTCAACGGGATATTGCGCATCAACGCTCCCCGGTCGCTGGGGCTTTCGGTGCTTTGGCAATTTTTTGAATTATTTCAGCAGCATAATCCCAAAGTGCAGCTCGACATCCAGCTCGATGACCAGTTCACCGACCTGGTGAGCGGACGCGCCGATGTGGGTTTCCGGGGAGGGCCGCCGCCTTCGGCAGGGGCGATTGCGCGGCGGCTCATGCCCATCCAGTTGATCGTTTGCGCATCGCCAGACTACATCCAACGCCACGGCGCACCTCAAACGATAGACGAACTGAGCCAGCACAGCTGCACCGGCTATCGGTGGGCAAATACAGGCAAGGTTGCGCAATGGCAGTTTCAGATCGGCGACGAGATTGTGCATCGGGACATCCCGGCAGTCATTTGCGTGAATGACACCGCGATGGAGACACAGGCTGTGTTATCGGGTCTTGGTATTGGACAACTAGGTAGTTTCGAGGCCATGCCACATATCCGCAGCGGCCGGCTTGTGCCTTTGCTCATGCAGCATGTCAGCGAGTGCGGCGCCATCTATATCTATTACGGGCATCGAGCGGAACAGTCACTGCGGGTGAGGACTTTTATTGATTTTATGATCGGGAAACTTGCTGATAACCGTGCTTTTTTCCTGGATCGGTCCGAATTGGCCGCTTCCGTTCCTTTGCTGAAGGCACGTCCTCATGCACAGATCGGGGGCGCCGGGCGCCAGCGTTGA
- a CDS encoding oxidoreductase: MNNVQQHEFKRVWLITGASRGIGALIAEAALADGNAVVATGRNVAAIVERLGSCAALLPLALDVTNEEQTRQGVRVALEHFGRIDVLVNNAGFGLLAAVEESGDADVRRMFDTNVFGLLNVTRAVLPAMRAQRSGHVINISSIGGYQAAAGFGVYSSTKFAVEGITEAMHTELKPLGIHATVVEPGYFRTDFLDASSLLVAPDEIGDYAATSGAVRKQALALNHNQPGDPQKLAAAMLRLADAPHPPLRLPMGTDTLAAIAEKNAFVAQEMDMWRDLSASTDFPA, from the coding sequence ATGAATAACGTTCAACAGCATGAATTCAAGCGCGTCTGGTTGATCACCGGTGCATCAAGAGGCATCGGCGCATTGATTGCAGAGGCGGCACTGGCGGACGGCAATGCGGTGGTCGCAACCGGGCGTAACGTCGCCGCGATCGTCGAGCGGCTTGGCAGCTGCGCCGCGTTGTTGCCGCTTGCGCTCGACGTGACGAATGAGGAACAAACCAGGCAGGGTGTGCGCGTTGCGCTGGAACATTTTGGGCGTATTGACGTGCTCGTCAATAATGCGGGCTTCGGTCTGCTGGCTGCCGTGGAAGAGTCTGGCGATGCGGATGTGCGACGGATGTTTGACACGAATGTCTTCGGCTTGCTGAACGTGACGCGCGCCGTGCTGCCGGCAATGCGCGCGCAGCGTTCCGGTCACGTGATCAATATTTCATCGATAGGCGGCTATCAGGCTGCGGCAGGATTCGGGGTGTATTCATCGACAAAATTTGCCGTCGAAGGCATCACCGAGGCCATGCATACCGAGCTCAAGCCGCTGGGCATTCACGCCACTGTCGTCGAGCCAGGCTATTTCCGCACCGATTTCTTGGATGCATCGTCGCTGCTCGTAGCGCCCGATGAAATTGGCGATTACGCGGCGACTTCAGGCGCCGTGCGCAAACAGGCGTTGGCGCTGAACCACAATCAGCCCGGTGATCCCCAAAAATTGGCGGCCGCCATGCTCCGCCTTGCAGACGCGCCCCATCCACCACTGCGTCTTCCCATGGGCACAGACACGCTGGCTGCGATTGCCGAAAAAAACGCCTTTGTGGCACAGGAAATGGATATGTGGCGCGACCTCTCCGCATCTACGGATTTTCCCGCCTGA
- a CDS encoding low temperature requirement protein A, which produces MSTSDSVVKVFHHHLRRMSGRDPHEPHRVASSLELLFDLTFVTCFAFAAAQFAHALAAGHYASALIGFGFASLCICWAWFNFTWFASAYDTDDWIFRITTMVQMTGVLVLAVGLPRLFSSLEHGQQLDNSVMVLGYVIMRVALIFQWLRAARQDLARRRACLTYAAAIAIAQIGWIAIILFPFSMDVTMTLAALWFLIEFAGPVLAERKDGGTPWHAEHIAERYSLFAILALGEGLVGTVATLSAEMEHQGWTLETALACIAGVGLTFGMWWVYSILPSAHVLHVHRSRAFIWSYGQILIIASIVATGAGLDVAANLIENKAHIGTLPALLATAIPVTIFLALIYALHYFLVRRYDQLHLWLLLATAAVIATAIMAAIFGANIVECLGILLFAPVITVVGYEVLGHRHQGDMLTSH; this is translated from the coding sequence ATGAGCACATCTGATTCTGTTGTCAAAGTTTTCCACCATCACCTACGGCGGATGTCCGGACGCGATCCGCACGAACCACACCGCGTCGCATCGTCCCTGGAATTGTTATTCGACCTGACTTTCGTCACATGCTTTGCGTTTGCCGCCGCCCAGTTCGCACACGCGCTCGCGGCAGGCCATTACGCCAGCGCGCTCATCGGGTTTGGCTTCGCCAGCCTCTGCATCTGCTGGGCCTGGTTCAATTTCACGTGGTTTGCATCCGCCTACGACACTGACGACTGGATTTTCCGCATCACCACAATGGTACAGATGACGGGCGTGCTGGTGCTGGCGGTAGGCTTGCCGCGCCTGTTCTCTTCCCTCGAACACGGCCAGCAGCTGGATAATTCGGTGATGGTACTCGGCTACGTGATCATGCGCGTGGCGCTGATATTTCAATGGTTGCGGGCAGCGAGGCAAGACCTCGCGCGGCGCCGCGCGTGCCTCACCTATGCCGCCGCCATTGCGATTGCCCAGATAGGCTGGATAGCGATTATTCTTTTCCCTTTCTCGATGGACGTGACCATGACCCTGGCTGCCCTCTGGTTTCTCATCGAGTTTGCCGGCCCCGTGCTGGCGGAGCGCAAGGATGGCGGTACGCCCTGGCACGCGGAGCACATTGCCGAACGCTACAGCCTGTTCGCCATCCTTGCCTTGGGTGAAGGACTGGTCGGTACGGTCGCGACCTTGTCTGCCGAAATGGAGCACCAGGGCTGGACGCTGGAAACGGCACTCGCTTGCATTGCAGGCGTCGGGCTGACCTTTGGCATGTGGTGGGTGTACTCCATTCTACCGTCGGCGCATGTGCTGCACGTGCATCGCTCACGCGCTTTCATCTGGAGCTATGGGCAGATATTGATCATTGCATCTATTGTGGCAACGGGCGCGGGTCTTGACGTCGCGGCGAACCTGATTGAAAACAAGGCCCATATCGGCACACTCCCGGCCCTGCTCGCCACCGCGATTCCCGTGACCATTTTTCTCGCCTTGATTTATGCGCTCCACTATTTTCTTGTGCGCCGCTACGATCAACTGCATCTATGGCTTCTGCTCGCAACAGCTGCCGTCATCGCGACGGCGATCATGGCGGCGATCTTTGGCGCGAATATCGTTGAATGCCTCGGCATTCTGCTCTTTGCACCGGTCATCACGGTCGTCGGCTATGAGGTACTGGGACATCGTCACCAGGGTGACATGCTCACGTCCCACTAG
- a CDS encoding FAD-linked oxidase C-terminal domain-containing protein, with protein MNQTDQLAVLKKPLPASLAAVLSLIFADRFSMTQAMRAHHGRDESSYPPMLPDAVIFAHSTEEVAAAVKLCSAHDVPVIAYGSGTSLEGHVLALHGGVTIDLSQMHQMVAVHSEDLTATVQAGVTRKQLNEEIRDTGLFFPIDPGANASLGGMAATRASGTNAVRYGTMRENVLALTVVTADGRIIKTGTRAKKSSAGYDLTRLFVGSEGTLGIITEVTVKLYPLPEAISAAVCSFPGTGEAVSAVIQTIQMGIPVARVEFLDENGVKAINAYDKMALPEKPLLLFEFHGTPASVAEQAQLVQAITAEHGASDFEWASHPEDRSRLWAARHNAYFALLQMRPDSRAISTDCCVPISRLAECILATKADCEAQGLVYAIIGHVGDGNFHVQMLVDPDDPADIARAEKVNSDMVTRAIGMDGTCTGEHGVGMHKMAFLVEEHGEGAIDTMRALKHALDPKNIMNPGKIVRW; from the coding sequence GTGAATCAAACTGACCAGTTGGCGGTACTGAAAAAACCGCTGCCCGCATCCCTTGCTGCCGTACTTTCCCTGATCTTTGCCGACCGCTTTTCCATGACGCAAGCCATGCGTGCACACCATGGCCGCGACGAGTCGAGCTATCCGCCCATGCTGCCGGACGCCGTCATCTTCGCCCATTCCACCGAGGAAGTGGCGGCCGCCGTCAAGCTGTGCAGCGCACACGACGTGCCCGTCATCGCCTATGGCAGCGGCACCTCGCTTGAAGGCCACGTGCTGGCCTTGCATGGCGGCGTGACGATTGATCTGTCGCAAATGCACCAGATGGTGGCAGTGCATAGTGAAGACTTGACGGCCACCGTGCAGGCTGGCGTGACGCGCAAGCAACTGAACGAAGAAATCCGCGACACGGGCCTGTTTTTCCCCATCGACCCCGGCGCCAATGCCTCGCTGGGCGGCATGGCCGCCACGCGTGCCTCGGGCACGAACGCCGTGCGCTACGGCACCATGCGCGAAAACGTGCTGGCCCTGACGGTGGTGACGGCCGATGGGCGCATCATCAAGACGGGGACCAGGGCGAAAAAATCGTCGGCCGGCTACGACCTGACGCGCTTGTTCGTCGGCAGCGAAGGGACGTTGGGCATCATCACGGAAGTGACGGTCAAACTGTATCCGCTGCCGGAAGCGATCTCGGCCGCCGTGTGCTCGTTCCCCGGCACGGGCGAAGCCGTCAGCGCCGTGATCCAGACCATCCAGATGGGTATTCCTGTGGCGCGGGTCGAGTTTCTCGATGAAAATGGCGTGAAAGCCATCAATGCCTACGACAAGATGGCGCTGCCGGAGAAACCCTTGTTGCTGTTTGAATTTCACGGCACGCCGGCCAGCGTGGCCGAGCAAGCGCAGCTGGTGCAAGCCATCACGGCGGAACACGGCGCCAGCGATTTCGAATGGGCCAGCCACCCCGAAGACCGCTCGCGCCTGTGGGCCGCGCGCCACAACGCGTATTTCGCGCTACTGCAGATGCGCCCCGACAGCCGCGCCATTTCCACCGACTGCTGCGTGCCGATTTCGCGCCTGGCAGAATGCATCCTCGCCACCAAGGCCGATTGCGAAGCGCAGGGCCTCGTCTACGCCATCATCGGCCACGTCGGCGACGGTAATTTCCACGTGCAGATGCTGGTCGATCCCGATGACCCGGCCGACATCGCGCGCGCGGAAAAGGTCAACAGCGACATGGTCACGCGCGCCATCGGCATGGACGGCACCTGCACGGGCGAACACGGCGTGGGCATGCACAAGATGGCCTTCCTCGTGGAAGAACATGGCGAGGGCGCCATCGACACCATGCGCGCCCTGAAACATGCGCTCGATCCGAAGAACATCATGAATCCGGGCAAGATCGTACGCTGGTAA